The window tcttaaaaaaaataaaaaaaaataaaactgacttcaCTGAGGCTTACAGTACAGCTCTCCCCCTTTGCCCCCAGGGGGCGCTGGGGCTCAAGACATATCGCCATATATATCATGTTTTGGAGTAGCCAAAATTTGTGAAATTTTcctcatatcgcccagcccaaAATTATAATGACTCTGACATACATgcacatatatttatttatattttttgtactTATATATTCGAAAttctcttttaaaaaattttttatacATAGAATAAAAGTTTAACAAGAATGCATGTTATTTTGTTGTGCTTTTGGCACATCaataaaatcagtttttattctaatttccaGCACAGTAACAAGCTAAGAATGCTATGATGTGAATGTTAATTCACAAACACTGAATCAAACAACTGCTtcagtttaaatgtgttttattgtttccccccttcttttttttttttttctcagcgcAAATAATTTTGCTATGAAGGCCAAGCGAAAAACTCTGAATGCAGGAGACGTCTTGGCTGCAATGGAGGAGATGGAGTTCGAAAGGTTCCTGGAGCCCCTCAGAGAAGCTTTGGAAGGTGAAACTTTGAAAATACTCTCAGcttttaaagatattttaagAAGTCCACAATAAGTTCAGTGACATCAGGACTTTTATTAATTTCTTGTGAAGTTGGTAAAAACAACACTAATGTATGTATTAGGGATGCTTTTGTGAATAATTTCTTTGACGCCTAAATATGTATGAATGTATGTATGATATCATATCAAACGATatgatatatatacacacacacactattatTTATTGCCCCAAACTTTGTCAACAGAGGCATTTTAAACCATTCATCACATTCTCTAATAGTATATCATGCTTTTTAACAATGCAGCACCTCTCATTGTGCATTATCAACCTTACACATTACACTCCAGACAGACAACGAAGAAGgaaaacacttaaaacacacagaTGTTAAATTGCGACTGAATAGTGTGGTGCATGCATTATAACTAATAGATGTAATCTCGCCAGCGTGTCCCGGGTCTATGCTGGGGCCGCCTCCTGGTAAGACATGCGCGGCTGGAGCttagctggctcctttcaatatGGAGTAGGTAGGAATAGTAGTAGGAGCTTTACTCTGAACTGCTTCCGAGTGACTGCAATCCTCACCCTATTGCCCATCCATCTTTCGAAGAAAACTAATTTCCACTTGTATCCCTGATCTCATTCTAATagtgttaaaaaaacacaaggcCTAGATGAAAAGATTTATGGTTTCTCAACAGTGATGCACTACCTGGTGGCAGATAGCTGCATAGTATTTAGAATGCAATGATTTAGCAGAGTTGGGCATCACTTAAAATTTTGGCAAACATATTAAATCATCAATAAACTACATGGATGAGTCTCCTTCATGAAAATCCAAATCTGGCAACAAGGGAAATGGCTGCACAAAAAGTAAAATCCCACGTtgacccttttttaaaaaatgtatttattttttagtcaGTGTCAGCAATTATGTCAACAAATCATCGTAGCCCTAAggtaaaatatatttaactgCAAGTAACAGCAGGTGTTTGTATTTGTCAACAGTGTATAAAAAGGGACAGAAGGGAAAGAAGGTGTCTGAGCAGAAACGGAAAGATAAAGAGAAGAAGGTCGACACAGAGAATAATAAGAGCAGAGCTGAGGAAGGAGAGGATGACGATGAGCGCATGGAAGAGGAGCCCGAGGTCGAGAAtgaagcagaggaggaggaagaggtggagAACTGATAACATTCTCCCCACAGAGAACTCCGTCACATACTCTGGGATAATTCCTGGCCAAACGGGATATGTGTGCGTGCAGCTCAGCGTCACCGTGTATCAAATGATAATGAAATGTGAGCTGAAAACAGGTGACTTCTAGCCTGAAAACATgcaacacaaagcacaaagaagCCACTGTCTAGATATGTCATGTGACCTCCAATTTTGGATAAGAgaataacagagaaaaaaaaaaaatgctctgt is drawn from Oreochromis aureus strain Israel breed Guangdong linkage group 1, ZZ_aureus, whole genome shotgun sequence and contains these coding sequences:
- the pole3 gene encoding DNA polymerase epsilon subunit 3 is translated as MAERPEDLNLPNAVITRIIKEALPDGVNVSKEARRAISQAASVFVLYATSCANNFAMKAKRKTLNAGDVLAAMEEMEFERFLEPLREALEVYKKGQKGKKVSEQKRKDKEKKVDTENNKSRAEEGEDDDERMEEEPEVENEAEEEEEVEN